In Flammeovirgaceae bacterium 311, one DNA window encodes the following:
- a CDS encoding PvdS (COG2326 Uncharacterized conserved protein) — protein MQDRRYASDLRKLQIELVRMQRWVQETHQRVLIIFEGRDTAGKGGAIFRFTHFLNPRAMRIVALPKPTELEKEQWYFQRYLKELPNAGEIVFFDRSWYNRAVVEPVMGFCSEGQYQLFLKQVPHVEQMLIEDGVKLIKFWFSIDIEEQKRRLTERQINPLKQWKISSVDMQAQQKWHEFTRYKELMFEATHTPYSPWVILKGNDKAKARLESIRYVLSQIKFPQRGLTGANLEPDPSIIQQYQHMPASYVANLHIPTKPGLDD, from the coding sequence ATGCAAGACAGAAGATATGCCTCAGATTTACGTAAGCTGCAGATAGAGTTGGTGCGGATGCAGCGTTGGGTACAGGAAACACATCAGCGGGTGCTGATCATCTTCGAGGGAAGGGATACAGCTGGTAAAGGAGGCGCAATCTTCCGTTTTACTCATTTTCTGAACCCCCGGGCCATGCGTATTGTAGCCCTGCCCAAACCAACCGAACTCGAAAAAGAGCAATGGTACTTTCAGCGTTACCTGAAGGAGCTGCCAAATGCCGGCGAGATTGTGTTCTTTGACCGCAGCTGGTACAACAGAGCCGTGGTGGAGCCAGTGATGGGCTTCTGTAGCGAGGGCCAGTACCAGCTGTTTCTCAAACAGGTTCCTCATGTAGAACAGATGCTTATTGAAGATGGCGTTAAGCTCATTAAGTTCTGGTTCAGCATTGATATTGAAGAACAAAAGCGCAGGCTTACCGAGCGGCAGATCAATCCGCTGAAGCAGTGGAAAATCAGTTCGGTAGATATGCAGGCCCAGCAAAAATGGCATGAATTTACCCGCTACAAGGAGCTGATGTTTGAAGCAACCCATACCCCCTACAGCCCCTGGGTAATCCTGAAAGGCAACGACAAGGCAAAAGCCAGGCTGGAATCGATTCGCTATGTACTGTCACAGATTAAGTTTCCGCAGCGGGGCCTCACGGGCGCCAACCTGGAGCCCGATCCTAGCATTATTCAGCAATATCAGCACATGCCTGCCAGCTATGTTGCCAATTTGCACATCCCTACAAAACCAGGCTTAGATGATTAA
- a CDS encoding NUDIX hydrolase (COG0494 NTP pyrophosphohydrolases including oxidative damage repair enzymes): MTRNHLLAELRLYKPYSQREQEHLRKITSLLEREGDCFLRSRADGHFTASAWVVSPDLQQVLLMHHRKLDKWLQPGGHADGDTNLPGVALREAHEESGLTSLRLLRTEIFDVDVHPIPARGDEKEHYHYDLRYLLTANPNEKLLPNGESKGFAWVSVHEVEKLTAANPSILRMVNKTLQLPVVGI; the protein is encoded by the coding sequence ATGACGCGAAATCATTTGCTGGCCGAGCTACGCCTGTACAAACCCTACAGCCAGCGCGAACAGGAACATTTAAGAAAAATTACCAGCTTGCTGGAACGTGAGGGTGATTGCTTTTTACGCAGCCGGGCCGACGGGCATTTCACAGCCTCTGCCTGGGTGGTTTCTCCAGACCTGCAGCAGGTGCTGCTGATGCACCACCGCAAGCTTGACAAGTGGCTGCAGCCGGGAGGTCATGCCGATGGCGACACCAACCTGCCGGGAGTAGCCCTGCGCGAAGCACACGAAGAAAGTGGCCTCACGAGCCTGCGCCTGCTCCGTACAGAAATTTTTGATGTTGATGTACATCCGATCCCAGCCAGAGGGGATGAAAAGGAGCATTACCATTATGATCTACGCTACCTCCTCACAGCTAATCCCAACGAAAAACTGCTTCCGAATGGCGAGAGCAAAGGTTTTGCCTGGGTATCAGTACATGAGGTAGAAAAGCTCACGGCTGCCAATCCCTCCATTCTGCGCATGGTGAACAAAACCCTGCAGCTGCCGGTAGTTGGTATATAG